One Mesorhizobium sp. L-2-11 genomic region harbors:
- a CDS encoding ABC transporter ATP-binding protein codes for MLRRFFAYYRPWRGLFILDFCCAVLSGLLELGFPMAVKLFVDELLPTEQWLLILAATAGLLAIYVVNTGLMAVVVYWGHMLGINIETEMRRKSFDHLQKLSFRFYDNHKTGHLIARVTKDLEEIGEVAHHGPEDLFIAIMTFIGAFALMFLVNPQLALITAAIVPLVAWVTSRYGARMTRNWQALYGRVGDFNVRIEENVGGMRVVQAFANEDHERNLFARDNASYRKTKLDAYRIMAASTSLSYMSMRLIQLVVMIAGSYLVLRGELSSGGFVGFLLLVNVFFRPIDKINSVIETYPKGIAGFRRYAALLDTEPDIADRPGAFDAPTLRGDISYRDVTFGYGGERPVLKNIDLDIAAGQTIAFVGPSGAGKTTLCSLLPRFYEVDSGAITIDGLDIRDMTLASLRGQIGIVQQDVFLFGGTIRENIAYGRLDAVESEIVEAARRARLDELIASLPEGLDTIIGERGVKLSGGQKQRLAIARMFLKNPTILILDEATSALDTQTEREIQQSLAELAQGRTTLVIAHRLATIRNADRIVAVADTGIVEQGPHDELVARGGAYSRLGAASD; via the coding sequence ATGCTGCGTAGATTTTTCGCCTACTACCGCCCCTGGAGAGGTCTGTTCATCCTGGATTTCTGCTGCGCGGTGCTGTCTGGCCTGCTCGAACTCGGGTTTCCGATGGCGGTCAAGCTGTTTGTCGACGAACTGTTGCCGACTGAGCAATGGCTGCTCATCCTTGCCGCGACGGCCGGCCTGCTTGCCATTTACGTGGTGAACACCGGACTGATGGCGGTCGTGGTCTATTGGGGCCATATGCTCGGTATCAACATCGAGACCGAGATGCGCCGGAAGAGTTTTGATCACCTGCAGAAGCTCTCGTTCCGCTTCTATGACAATCATAAAACCGGTCACCTCATCGCCCGGGTCACCAAGGACCTCGAGGAAATCGGCGAGGTTGCCCATCATGGCCCGGAAGACCTGTTCATCGCGATCATGACGTTCATCGGCGCCTTCGCGCTGATGTTCCTGGTCAATCCGCAACTTGCGCTGATTACGGCGGCAATTGTGCCGCTGGTCGCCTGGGTGACAAGCCGCTATGGCGCGCGCATGACGCGCAACTGGCAGGCGCTCTACGGGCGGGTCGGCGATTTCAACGTTCGAATCGAGGAGAATGTCGGCGGCATGCGGGTGGTGCAGGCTTTCGCCAATGAAGACCACGAGCGCAACCTGTTCGCGCGCGACAACGCCAGCTACCGCAAGACCAAGCTCGATGCCTATCGCATCATGGCCGCCAGCACGTCGCTGAGCTACATGAGCATGCGGTTGATCCAACTGGTGGTGATGATCGCCGGAAGCTACCTCGTGCTTCGCGGCGAACTTTCCAGTGGCGGCTTCGTTGGCTTCCTGCTCCTGGTCAATGTGTTCTTCCGGCCGATCGACAAGATCAATTCGGTGATTGAAACCTATCCGAAAGGCATCGCCGGATTTCGCCGCTATGCAGCCCTCCTCGACACTGAGCCGGACATCGCGGATCGGCCCGGTGCATTTGACGCACCGACGCTCCGGGGTGACATCAGCTACCGGGACGTTACCTTCGGCTATGGCGGCGAACGGCCGGTCTTGAAGAACATCGATCTCGACATCGCAGCAGGACAGACCATCGCCTTCGTCGGGCCATCCGGCGCCGGCAAGACGACGCTCTGCTCGCTGCTGCCGCGTTTTTACGAGGTCGACAGCGGCGCCATCACCATCGACGGTCTGGATATCCGCGATATGACGCTGGCCTCGTTGCGCGGCCAGATCGGTATCGTGCAGCAGGACGTGTTCCTGTTCGGCGGTACGATCCGCGAGAACATCGCCTATGGCCGGTTGGACGCGGTCGAAAGCGAGATCGTCGAGGCCGCGCGCCGCGCGCGCCTCGACGAACTCATCGCCTCGCTGCCGGAGGGCCTCGATACGATCATTGGCGAGCGCGGCGTGAAACTTTCGGGCGGTCAGAAGCAGCGCCTGGCAATCGCGCGTATGTTCCTGAAGAACCCGACCATCCTCATCCTGGACGAGGCGACGTCGGCACTCGACACGCAGACTGAGCGGGAGATCCAGCAGTCGCTGGCAGAGCTTGCGCAGGGCCGGACGACACTGGTGATCGCGCACCGGCTGGCGACGATCCGCAATGCCGATCGCATCGTGGCGGTCGCCGATACAGGCATCGTCGAACAAGGTCCGCATGATGAACTGGTGGCGCGCGGCGGTGCTTACTCACGACTGGGCGCGGCTTCAGATTAA
- a CDS encoding DUF680 domain-containing protein: MLKIVLATATLLFASGMAFAGSDHYGSDYSHGHPKTGHHSMVSDDGYAVDPSGTTSVDTADSAPTSAGKSTFDIPAPGYGRGNWGR; the protein is encoded by the coding sequence ATGCTCAAGATCGTTCTTGCCACTGCCACCTTGCTGTTTGCCTCCGGCATGGCTTTTGCCGGCAGCGACCACTATGGCTCCGACTACAGCCACGGCCATCCGAAGACCGGTCACCATTCGATGGTCTCCGACGACGGCTACGCGGTCGACCCGAGCGGCACAACGAGTGTCGACACGGCCGACAGCGCACCGACCTCGGCAGGAAAATCGACCTTCGATATCCCCGCGCCTGGTTATGGCCGGGGGAACTGGGGGCGCTGA
- a CDS encoding NAD(P)-dependent oxidoreductase, producing the protein MNLLIIGASRGVGRLVVQQALDEGHHVTAFARDPSSLPSGYERLTVFRGDATNMDDVLAAVPGHDIVVSALGSDNRRGPTRLYSTATANIVWAMTEAGVRRLIALSNYGVLSEGSRHPLTALLAWAVRLAIRDTLADHRLAVEHLKRSSLDWIAIRPMALTNGPHTGIYRVAPNGLPSGGTRISRADVADFMLKQLATPLSGQLPALAY; encoded by the coding sequence ATGAACCTCCTGATCATCGGCGCCAGCCGGGGCGTTGGGCGCCTTGTTGTGCAGCAGGCCCTCGACGAGGGCCATCATGTCACCGCCTTCGCCCGCGACCCGTCGTCCCTGCCATCAGGCTACGAGCGCCTGACCGTCTTTCGCGGTGACGCAACCAACATGGACGATGTCCTCGCCGCCGTCCCCGGCCACGACATTGTCGTGAGCGCTCTGGGCAGCGACAACCGCCGTGGGCCGACGCGGCTCTACTCCACTGCGACCGCCAACATCGTTTGGGCAATGACGGAAGCTGGCGTGCGCCGGCTCATCGCCCTCTCGAACTATGGAGTGCTGTCAGAAGGCTCCCGTCACCCACTGACGGCCCTGCTCGCCTGGGCGGTAAGGCTCGCCATTCGCGACACGCTCGCCGACCATCGGCTGGCCGTTGAACACCTCAAGCGATCCTCGCTCGACTGGATCGCGATCCGTCCGATGGCGCTGACGAACGGGCCACATACGGGAATTTATCGCGTCGCTCCCAACGGTCTGCCAAGCGGCGGCACCCGCATTTCTCGCGCCGACGTCGCCGACTTCATGCTCAAGCAGCTAGCCACCCCCCTGTCCGGTCAGCTCCCCGCACTCGCGTACTAG
- a CDS encoding DUF924 family protein, which yields MTATTPLLRHEPHDLPVLERNIVPAPNPKHVPAEAIGVIEYWWRAGPQEWFAARPDFDREFRDSFLPLHERAARGELEDWAATAYGSLALLLLLDQFPRNAFRGTPRMYATDAGAIEIAGAAIEAGHQRLVHPILAMFFGLPYAHAEQLAAQDRSVELAREFGAAQHQRAQHHRDIIRRFGRFPHCNPILGRPMRPDEQRFLDEGGFAG from the coding sequence ATGACCGCGACTACACCCTTGCTGCGGCACGAGCCGCACGACCTCCCCGTCCTCGAGCGGAACATCGTTCCGGCGCCAAATCCGAAGCACGTTCCCGCCGAGGCCATCGGCGTCATCGAGTACTGGTGGCGCGCCGGCCCTCAGGAATGGTTCGCTGCGAGACCGGACTTCGACCGCGAGTTCCGCGACAGCTTCCTGCCGCTCCATGAGCGAGCGGCGCGAGGCGAGCTGGAGGACTGGGCGGCGACCGCCTACGGATCGCTCGCGCTGCTCCTGCTGCTCGATCAGTTTCCGCGAAACGCCTTCCGCGGTACTCCGCGCATGTACGCCACGGACGCTGGCGCGATCGAGATCGCCGGAGCAGCCATCGAGGCGGGCCACCAGCGCCTGGTCCACCCCATTCTCGCGATGTTCTTTGGACTGCCTTACGCGCATGCCGAGCAACTCGCGGCGCAGGATCGCTCTGTGGAGCTTGCACGCGAATTCGGAGCGGCACAGCACCAGCGGGCGCAGCACCATCGCGACATTATCCGGCGCTTCGGCCGTTTCCCACATTGCAACCCGATCCTCGGCCGCCCCATGCGGCCGGACGAGCAGCGGTTTCTCGATGAGGGCGGTTTCGCCGGCTGA
- a CDS encoding FAD-binding oxidoreductase, with amino-acid sequence MDKPVTSHDFPDRLRASLIDQNHPAYEEARGLYNAMIDKRPRWIVPCAEVADVVAAVNHAREKHLLVAIRGGGHNGPGLGSCDGGMVIDMSPMKRVDIDPRTSTVRVEAGCTQGDVDRATSAHGLAVPAGLVSTTGIAGLTLGGGTGHLTRKHGLTIDNLLAAEVVLADGSVVTASEDEHPELFWALRGGGGNFGVVTRFTFQAHPAKDVYAGPIFFDIEHAAEIMRWYRDFLPGAPRELGMFFGIKTVPSCDPFPREIWGRRICALISCYNGAEEDGIRAMQPVRDALPRPLMDGMMQMPFVDLQALFDPLLPKGLQWYWKGDYVDELSDAAIAAHAEHGSKTPSELSLMHLYPIDGAAQEVAPDATAWGARRARWSMVIAGIDPDPTKAPELRRWASEYWAAVHKHNPHGGAYINFMMDDEGEARIRAAYGANYERLVAVKRRYDPANLFRVNHNIRP; translated from the coding sequence ATGGATAAGCCAGTTACTTCGCACGATTTCCCCGACCGGCTCCGCGCGAGCCTTATTGACCAAAACCATCCGGCCTATGAAGAGGCTCGCGGGCTCTACAACGCCATGATCGACAAGCGGCCGCGCTGGATCGTCCCCTGCGCCGAGGTCGCCGACGTCGTCGCGGCAGTCAACCATGCCCGAGAGAAGCATTTGCTTGTTGCCATTCGCGGTGGCGGCCACAATGGTCCAGGCCTCGGCAGTTGCGACGGCGGAATGGTCATCGACATGTCGCCGATGAAACGGGTCGATATTGATCCCAGGACCAGCACGGTCCGCGTCGAGGCCGGCTGCACCCAAGGCGATGTCGACCGTGCCACTAGCGCTCATGGGCTGGCGGTGCCGGCTGGCCTCGTCTCGACCACAGGCATCGCCGGGCTGACGCTGGGCGGCGGCACCGGCCATCTAACGCGCAAGCACGGCCTCACCATCGACAATCTGCTTGCGGCCGAGGTCGTGCTGGCCGACGGCAGCGTGGTGACGGCAAGTGAGGACGAACACCCGGAGCTGTTCTGGGCGCTGCGCGGCGGCGGCGGCAACTTCGGCGTCGTGACGCGCTTCACATTTCAGGCGCATCCGGCGAAGGATGTCTATGCCGGGCCGATCTTCTTCGACATCGAGCATGCCGCAGAGATCATGCGCTGGTACCGTGACTTCCTGCCCGGAGCGCCGCGAGAGCTCGGGATGTTCTTCGGCATCAAGACGGTGCCATCCTGCGACCCTTTCCCGCGCGAGATCTGGGGAAGGCGCATCTGCGCGCTGATCAGTTGCTACAACGGCGCGGAGGAGGACGGCATCCGGGCGATGCAGCCCGTGCGCGACGCGCTTCCCAGGCCTCTGATGGACGGTATGATGCAGATGCCCTTCGTCGATCTGCAGGCGCTGTTTGATCCGCTGCTGCCGAAGGGCCTGCAGTGGTACTGGAAGGGCGATTATGTCGACGAGCTGTCGGATGCGGCCATCGCTGCCCATGCCGAGCATGGCTCGAAGACCCCGAGCGAGCTGTCGTTGATGCATCTCTACCCCATCGACGGAGCGGCCCAGGAAGTGGCTCCGGACGCCACCGCCTGGGGAGCGCGGCGAGCGCGTTGGTCCATGGTTATCGCCGGCATCGACCCCGACCCGACGAAGGCGCCGGAGCTGAGGCGCTGGGCAAGCGAGTATTGGGCCGCGGTGCACAAGCACAACCCGCATGGTGGCGCCTATATCAACTTCATGATGGATGATGAAGGCGAAGCGCGCATACGGGCCGCCTACGGCGCCAACTATGAGCGGCTCGTCGCGGTCAAGCGCAGATACGATCCGGCCAACCTCTTCCGCGTCAACCACAACATCCGGCCGTAA
- a CDS encoding PAS-domain containing protein, which translates to MPSTHTGYALFDANHVLVDSNPGIFGSRRLDRGEMQPTDAIAAVAEALSHLKSFDGRPIEPGNAFVESAAARWTQIDNAPVEAETLDGRWKLLTAHPRPDGGMALVSVDITEMKRAQIAHQENAEIFRCITDSHPLPVWVVDSGSGQILYESLDASKLLGRKWTPNEPQFLTDHFVNSGEFDEISSLASNSEIVRDHEIQLRNTSGSAVWCSTNCRRGVYGGRPSLIIGVLDITERKQREDLFGFLIKHHPLPVWMNDASSGELIYQSNAAERLLGWSKKAQRETVRLGDYFVDPEKHREINRELMQKGVVENCEVLLKRPDGQEFWATGNLRIVEFQGRRVVLAGIADVTKQKKRDGEVAAAREMLADAVESLSEGFALYDEDHRLVMCNSLYRELNHPVRDLVEPGVEWNELLRESAKRGVYRNAIGREDEWLDERLQSRIEFHSHFEVPLSDGKWHSVSIHPTDLGGFVVTRADISERKKAEAFERDATTLLQKVLDACPSPIRMTTFEGQTLYRNPATRDLYADRPRITDHYVDPDKSAILERTLIEKGRIDDFRVQQYDTENKAFWASISARLIDFQGRQVIVSNTTDITDMITAQQETRKANERLIDAIESLAEGFALYDRNDCLVLANSRYRQMHAISADVLVPGVNWFDFLRVTAERNQFPVPRDKIDDWLAERARDRREFRQQEFRHTDGRWFFVSNCPTREGGFVVTRVDITERKRAEEAAKEADELVRKVLEACPVNIQMTRAHDGKLLYRSPATVDLLGDVTSAVDYYVDPSERRRYVERLLATGSVDDFETQLKRKDGGTCWCSISSRLIDYHGEKVIVSHAYDLTDRIEMQQELERQRETLHQNEKMSALGGLLAGVAHELNNPLSVVLGLSSLLKETASDAKVVERADKISKAAERCARIVKTFLAMARQQPTRTSNVVIDDIVSEAVEVASYSIRSSDIGLSVHLEPGLPPIWADPDQLGQVLINLLVNAEQALHGWEGRRAITVSTRLHPTTGNIVVSVADTGPGIPKEILPRIFEPFFTTKEIGAGTGIGLSFCHRIVQSHGGTIEVDSPEGGGSTFILSLPASDRLDEETETAEDELPNSTGIACLVVDDEEEVGELVAEVLRRDGFNVTIARSGEEALLHLKNRTFALILSDLKMPDMDGRGLFDQIAKLHPAELDRLAFLTGDTISPDAQMFLRAAKRPYLEKPIKPNELRSFVSNLVNNNT; encoded by the coding sequence GTGCCATCAACACACACAGGCTATGCGCTTTTTGACGCCAACCATGTTCTCGTCGACAGCAATCCGGGGATATTCGGAAGCCGGCGGCTCGACCGCGGCGAGATGCAGCCTACGGACGCCATTGCCGCCGTCGCCGAAGCCCTTTCACATCTAAAGAGTTTCGACGGACGCCCCATCGAGCCGGGCAACGCATTCGTTGAAAGCGCCGCGGCGCGATGGACGCAAATCGACAACGCTCCAGTTGAAGCTGAGACATTGGATGGCAGGTGGAAGTTGCTCACCGCACATCCTCGGCCGGATGGCGGCATGGCCCTGGTAAGCGTCGACATTACCGAGATGAAGCGAGCGCAAATCGCGCACCAGGAGAACGCCGAGATATTCCGCTGCATCACGGACAGTCACCCGCTGCCGGTTTGGGTGGTGGACTCAGGAAGCGGGCAGATCCTCTACGAAAGCCTCGATGCCTCCAAACTGCTTGGCCGAAAATGGACGCCGAACGAGCCGCAATTCCTGACGGATCATTTCGTGAATTCTGGCGAATTCGATGAAATCAGTTCTCTCGCCAGCAACAGCGAGATCGTCCGGGATCACGAAATCCAGCTTAGAAACACCAGCGGATCGGCCGTCTGGTGTTCGACCAACTGCCGTCGCGGCGTCTACGGCGGGCGCCCCTCGCTCATCATCGGCGTATTGGACATCACGGAACGCAAGCAGCGCGAGGATCTGTTCGGTTTTCTGATCAAGCATCACCCGTTGCCGGTATGGATGAACGATGCAAGCTCGGGGGAACTCATCTACCAGAGCAATGCTGCCGAACGGCTGCTTGGATGGAGCAAAAAGGCGCAACGCGAGACGGTGCGGCTCGGCGACTACTTTGTCGACCCGGAGAAACACCGGGAAATCAATCGGGAACTCATGCAAAAGGGCGTCGTCGAAAATTGCGAGGTGCTGCTTAAAAGACCCGACGGCCAGGAGTTCTGGGCCACGGGCAATCTCAGGATCGTCGAGTTCCAGGGCCGGCGAGTGGTTCTCGCCGGCATCGCCGATGTGACCAAGCAGAAGAAGCGTGACGGCGAAGTCGCCGCGGCGCGGGAGATGCTCGCAGACGCCGTTGAATCACTCTCCGAGGGATTTGCGCTGTACGACGAAGATCACCGCCTGGTCATGTGCAACAGCCTTTACCGCGAACTGAACCACCCGGTGCGGGATCTCGTTGAACCGGGTGTGGAATGGAACGAACTCCTTCGCGAATCAGCCAAACGCGGCGTGTACCGCAATGCGATTGGGCGCGAGGATGAGTGGCTCGACGAGCGGCTCCAAAGCCGGATCGAGTTCCACTCCCATTTCGAGGTGCCCCTCTCCGACGGCAAATGGCACTCGGTATCGATACATCCCACCGATCTTGGCGGCTTCGTCGTAACGCGTGCCGACATCAGCGAGCGCAAGAAGGCCGAGGCTTTCGAGCGCGACGCCACGACACTGCTGCAAAAGGTGCTCGATGCCTGCCCCTCGCCGATACGCATGACCACGTTCGAGGGACAAACGCTCTACCGCAATCCTGCCACCAGAGATCTCTACGCCGACCGTCCTCGGATAACCGACCACTATGTCGATCCAGACAAAAGCGCGATATTGGAGCGTACCCTGATCGAAAAGGGCAGGATCGACGATTTTCGGGTCCAGCAGTACGACACCGAGAACAAGGCCTTCTGGGCTTCGATTTCCGCTCGCCTGATCGATTTTCAGGGAAGGCAGGTGATAGTGTCGAACACGACTGATATCACCGACATGATCACCGCCCAGCAAGAAACGCGCAAGGCAAACGAGCGGCTGATCGACGCGATCGAATCTCTGGCCGAAGGGTTTGCCCTCTACGACAGGAACGATTGCCTGGTGCTGGCCAACAGCAGGTACCGCCAGATGCACGCGATAAGCGCGGATGTGCTCGTTCCCGGGGTGAACTGGTTCGATTTCCTCCGCGTGACCGCAGAGCGCAACCAGTTTCCGGTTCCACGCGACAAGATCGACGACTGGCTTGCCGAGCGGGCACGGGACCGCCGCGAATTCCGGCAACAGGAATTCCGTCATACGGACGGGCGTTGGTTTTTCGTCTCGAACTGTCCGACCCGCGAAGGCGGGTTCGTGGTCACCCGTGTCGACATTACAGAGCGCAAGCGGGCCGAGGAGGCCGCCAAGGAAGCGGATGAACTGGTCCGTAAAGTCCTCGAAGCCTGCCCCGTCAACATCCAGATGACCCGCGCGCATGACGGCAAGCTGCTCTACCGCAGCCCCGCCACCGTTGATCTGCTCGGCGACGTCACCAGCGCCGTCGACTATTATGTCGATCCTTCAGAGCGGCGGCGATACGTCGAGCGGCTGCTCGCGACGGGGTCGGTCGACGATTTCGAAACCCAGCTCAAACGCAAGGACGGTGGAACCTGCTGGTGCTCGATTTCGTCTCGGCTGATCGATTACCACGGGGAGAAGGTGATCGTTTCCCACGCCTACGATCTCACCGACCGCATCGAAATGCAGCAGGAATTGGAGCGGCAGCGCGAGACGCTGCACCAGAACGAAAAAATGTCGGCGCTCGGTGGATTGCTGGCCGGGGTGGCACATGAGCTCAACAATCCGCTCTCGGTGGTGCTTGGCCTGTCATCGCTGTTGAAGGAGACCGCTTCCGACGCCAAGGTGGTGGAACGAGCCGACAAGATAAGCAAGGCAGCCGAACGCTGCGCCAGGATCGTCAAGACTTTCCTGGCCATGGCCAGACAGCAGCCGACGCGAACCTCAAACGTTGTGATCGATGACATTGTTTCCGAAGCGGTGGAAGTGGCGAGCTATTCGATTCGATCGTCGGACATCGGGCTTTCAGTTCATCTTGAGCCTGGTCTTCCCCCGATCTGGGCGGATCCCGATCAGCTTGGCCAGGTGCTGATCAACTTGCTTGTCAATGCAGAACAGGCGTTGCACGGCTGGGAAGGACGACGGGCAATCACCGTTTCAACGCGGCTTCATCCCACAACCGGCAACATAGTCGTCAGCGTTGCCGACACGGGTCCGGGAATTCCCAAAGAGATACTTCCCCGCATTTTCGAGCCATTCTTCACGACCAAGGAGATTGGGGCAGGGACTGGGATCGGGCTATCCTTCTGTCATCGGATCGTTCAATCCCATGGAGGAACCATCGAAGTCGACTCCCCCGAGGGGGGTGGCTCGACCTTCATACTCTCGCTGCCTGCTTCGGACCGTCTCGACGAAGAAACCGAAACGGCCGAAGACGAGCTGCCGAATTCAACCGGCATTGCTTGTCTGGTGGTGGACGACGAAGAGGAAGTGGGTGAGCTGGTTGCTGAGGTGCTCAGGCGAGATGGTTTCAACGTCACCATTGCCAGATCTGGCGAAGAAGCGCTGCTGCACCTCAAGAACCGCACTTTCGCGCTGATCCTGAGCGATCTGAAGATGCCTGATATGGACGGAAGGGGATTGTTCGACCAGATTGCCAAGCTCCATCCGGCCGAGCTCGACAGGTTGGCCTTCCTGACGGGGGACACGATCAGTCCGGACGCGCAGATGTTCCTGCGCGCCGCGAAACGGCCCTATCTTGAGAAACCGATCAAACCGAACGAACTCCGTTCGTTTGTCTCAAATCTGGTCAACAACAATACTTGA
- a CDS encoding response regulator, which produces MTTTHAHIVVCDDEPDIRYTVAEYLEHHGYAVTPANAGPALRELIDSQHVDVVILDIRMPGEDGLSLARYLREHSDVAIIMLTGSAEIVDRVVGLEIGADDYVAKPVDLRELLARVKAVLRRTSASERVAEKARTPGPHQVQFGKCRFDPDAHKLYNAEGAEIAITPMEFRLLKVFSEHRGRVLNRDQLLELAHDRGWDPFDRSIDIRVSRLRKKIEADPSKPEVIRTIRGMGYLYA; this is translated from the coding sequence TTGACGACGACGCACGCACACATAGTGGTCTGCGATGACGAACCGGATATCCGCTACACGGTGGCGGAATATCTGGAGCACCATGGCTATGCCGTGACACCGGCCAATGCGGGGCCTGCCCTGCGTGAACTTATTGATAGCCAGCACGTCGATGTGGTCATATTGGACATCCGAATGCCAGGTGAGGACGGCCTCTCTCTGGCGCGATATCTACGAGAGCACTCGGACGTTGCCATTATCATGCTGACCGGATCGGCGGAAATCGTCGACCGCGTTGTCGGATTGGAGATTGGCGCCGACGACTACGTCGCGAAGCCCGTGGACCTGCGGGAGTTGCTGGCGCGGGTCAAGGCGGTGCTGCGCAGAACATCGGCGAGCGAACGAGTTGCGGAGAAAGCGAGGACTCCGGGCCCTCACCAGGTCCAGTTCGGCAAGTGCCGCTTCGACCCGGACGCACACAAATTATACAACGCCGAGGGGGCCGAAATAGCGATCACCCCGATGGAGTTCCGGCTTCTGAAAGTATTCAGCGAACATCGCGGACGCGTACTCAACCGCGATCAACTGCTCGAACTCGCCCATGACCGCGGGTGGGATCCCTTCGATCGCAGCATCGACATTCGCGTTTCGCGCCTGCGGAAGAAAATCGAGGCCGATCCCTCGAAGCCGGAGGTGATCAGGACGATCCGCGGCATGGGTTACCTCTACGCCTGA
- a CDS encoding tetratricopeptide repeat protein — protein sequence MSALIVEARIAQRQGNLREARNKLEAAVAIEDGLAYMEPAYWYYPVRQTLGAVHMAMGEHEAAAAAFEHVLKQTPNNAWALWGLREVFRRTGRAADAEEMDARFKAAWVGAPDFLGIERL from the coding sequence TTGAGCGCGCTGATCGTGGAGGCCCGCATTGCCCAGCGCCAGGGCAACCTGCGGGAAGCGCGCAACAAGCTTGAGGCGGCGGTCGCGATCGAGGACGGCCTTGCCTACATGGAACCGGCCTACTGGTATTATCCGGTCCGCCAGACGCTCGGCGCGGTCCACATGGCCATGGGCGAGCACGAGGCGGCCGCGGCAGCTTTCGAGCATGTCCTGAAGCAGACGCCAAACAACGCCTGGGCGCTGTGGGGCCTGCGCGAGGTTTTCCGCAGGACCGGCAGGGCAGCGGACGCCGAAGAGATGGATGCGCGCTTCAAGGCTGCCTGGGTGGGAGCGCCGGATTTTCTCGGCATCGAACGGCTCTGA
- a CDS encoding DUF1127 domain-containing protein, which yields MAERTLAAMDDALLKDIGISRSEIGLVVRGLKSGQEGKAG from the coding sequence ATGGCGGAACGGACCCTTGCGGCAATGGACGATGCCCTCCTGAAGGACATCGGGATCAGCCGCTCCGAGATTGGTCTGGTGGTCCGCGGTCTGAAGAGCGGCCAAGAAGGCAAGGCGGGCTGA
- a CDS encoding alpha/beta fold hydrolase, producing the protein MLLKTRLETSLVTIRDGIEIPFAEQGEADGLPILFLHGYSDSWHSFEEILCLLPRSLRAIALSQRGHGDASRPQSGYSASDFAADLASFMDVLGIEAAVIVGHSMGSSIAQRFAIDFPSRTIGLVLAGSYSTTKGNPGVEELVGAISALADPVDPDFVRSFQESTLAQPISPEFLNTIIIESLKLPARVWKAVAASLARDDHSERLREIRAPTLIVWGDRDEFFPRAEQVTLRAAIPHARFLVYPAAGHAVHWEEPDRFAADVAAFVTSFG; encoded by the coding sequence ATGTTGCTGAAAACAAGACTTGAGACATCACTCGTCACCATCCGAGACGGCATCGAAATTCCCTTTGCGGAACAGGGCGAGGCTGACGGTTTGCCGATCCTGTTCCTGCACGGTTACTCGGATTCCTGGCACTCCTTCGAGGAGATACTTTGTCTGTTACCGCGTTCCCTCCGAGCGATCGCACTCTCGCAACGCGGACATGGCGATGCGAGCCGGCCGCAGTCAGGATATAGTGCGTCGGATTTCGCCGCGGACCTCGCCTCCTTCATGGACGTGCTCGGGATTGAAGCCGCCGTGATCGTCGGACATTCGATGGGCAGCTCAATCGCGCAGCGCTTCGCGATCGACTTCCCGAGCCGCACGATTGGCCTGGTGCTGGCTGGCTCCTATTCGACCACGAAGGGCAATCCCGGCGTCGAGGAACTGGTGGGAGCCATCTCGGCTCTCGCCGACCCGGTTGATCCGGATTTCGTGCGGTCATTTCAGGAAAGCACGCTGGCCCAGCCTATCTCACCGGAGTTCCTGAACACCATCATCATCGAGAGCCTGAAGCTTCCGGCACGTGTCTGGAAGGCGGTCGCGGCTTCTCTGGCGCGCGACGATCATTCGGAGCGGCTTCGCGAGATCCGGGCTCCGACACTCATCGTCTGGGGCGACCGGGACGAGTTCTTTCCGCGGGCTGAACAGGTCACGCTGAGGGCGGCGATCCCGCACGCGAGGTTTCTCGTCTATCCGGCTGCCGGACATGCGGTTCATTGGGAAGAACCCGACCGCTTTGCAGCAGATGTCGCGGCGTTCGTGACAAGCTTCGGCTGA